In the Terriglobales bacterium genome, one interval contains:
- a CDS encoding YCF48-related protein — MRTVLISSALLLMLSGVPAWAQWQPQESHSKESLRGVSVASAREVWASGTHGTYLVTTDGGLHWTAAQLPGAEALDFRDVEAFGDTAYLLAAGPGEQSRIYKTSDRGAHWQLQFTNHEPKGFLDCMAFWDEQHGIAVGDPVGGHFQLVATSNGGRNWEMLAGPAARDSEALFAASGTCIATQGAKSVWFATGSATARVFRSRDRGLSWQAAETPIVHGSASSGIFSIAFRDARHGVIAGGDYQHPEQGGANLALSDDGGASWTLAPAAPQRYFSAVAYVTSRGGLAAVGSAASAFSEDDLRSWKFLL, encoded by the coding sequence ATGCGCACGGTCCTGATCTCATCGGCGTTGCTCCTGATGCTCTCTGGCGTGCCGGCGTGGGCGCAGTGGCAACCGCAGGAGAGTCACTCGAAGGAGTCGCTGCGCGGCGTGAGCGTCGCCAGCGCCAGGGAAGTCTGGGCCAGCGGCACGCACGGCACCTACCTGGTGACCACCGACGGCGGCCTGCACTGGACCGCGGCGCAGCTTCCGGGCGCGGAGGCACTCGACTTCCGCGACGTGGAAGCGTTCGGGGACACCGCCTACCTGCTGGCGGCGGGGCCGGGCGAGCAGTCGCGCATCTATAAGACCTCGGACCGCGGCGCTCACTGGCAACTGCAGTTCACCAACCACGAGCCCAAAGGCTTCCTCGACTGCATGGCCTTCTGGGATGAGCAGCACGGCATCGCGGTGGGCGATCCGGTGGGCGGACACTTCCAGCTCGTCGCGACCTCCAACGGCGGCCGCAACTGGGAGATGCTGGCCGGGCCCGCTGCGCGCGACAGCGAGGCCCTGTTCGCCGCCAGCGGCACCTGCATCGCCACCCAGGGCGCGAAGAGCGTGTGGTTCGCGACCGGAAGCGCGACGGCGCGCGTCTTCCGCTCCCGCGACCGCGGCCTCTCCTGGCAGGCGGCGGAGACTCCCATCGTGCACGGCAGTGCTTCCTCCGGGATCTTCTCCATCGCCTTCCGTGATGCCCGCCACGGCGTGATCGCCGGCGGCGACTACCAGCACCCCGAGCAGGGCGGCGCCAACCTGGCTCTCAGCGATGACGGTGGCGCGTCCTGGACGCTGGCTCCGGCCGCGCCTCAGAGGTATTTCTCGGCTGTCGCCTACGTCACGAGCCGCGGCGGGCTAGCGGCGGTCGGATCTGCCGCGTCGGCATTCTCCGAGGACGATCTCCGGAGCTGGAAGTTCCTCTTGC
- a CDS encoding DUF6599 family protein — MPSTRRILSILAAILLLAVPLAAAPAQPAAPLLPPEFAGWQKAPGGRTGADPAAADPAYAALLKEYGLTDFEEATYTQPGRSIQVKAARFTDASGALGAFFFYREPRMVEEKIGTMAGSAGLHVLFLQANIVVDVRLDKVTAMSAASLRELAKLLPAPGRRSATLPILPLYLPLQGYVRNSVRYIEGPEALAQAQSRLPAQLVDFGRSAEAVSGDYTTSAGTATLTVIQYPTPQIAGDRLRAIQAFAAGGDRPRGDMFVARRSGPLVAVVAGPSSPSEARSLLESVNYDADVTWNEPTFLGPKNSVTNLVINIIYLVALLFLFMLVVGIAFGGLRVLIKRLYPDRFFDRPDDVEIIRLNLR; from the coding sequence ATGCCTTCCACGCGGCGCATCCTCAGCATCCTGGCGGCGATCTTGCTGCTGGCCGTGCCACTGGCGGCCGCGCCGGCGCAGCCCGCGGCGCCCCTGCTGCCGCCGGAGTTCGCCGGCTGGCAGAAGGCCCCGGGAGGGCGCACCGGCGCCGACCCGGCGGCCGCCGATCCCGCTTACGCCGCCCTGCTCAAGGAATACGGCCTCACCGACTTCGAGGAGGCCACCTACACCCAGCCGGGCCGCAGCATCCAGGTGAAGGCGGCGCGCTTCACCGACGCCAGCGGCGCCCTGGGAGCGTTCTTCTTCTACCGCGAGCCGCGGATGGTGGAGGAGAAGATCGGCACCATGGCGGGCTCGGCGGGCCTGCACGTGCTCTTCCTGCAGGCCAACATCGTGGTCGACGTCCGCCTGGACAAGGTGACGGCCATGTCGGCGGCCTCGCTGCGCGAACTGGCCAAGCTCCTGCCCGCGCCTGGCCGCCGTTCCGCCACCCTCCCCATCCTGCCGCTCTACCTGCCGCTGCAGGGATACGTCCGCAACTCGGTGCGCTACATCGAAGGCCCCGAGGCGCTGGCACAGGCGCAGTCGCGGCTGCCCGCCCAACTGGTGGACTTCGGGCGCAGCGCCGAGGCGGTGAGCGGCGACTACACCACCTCCGCGGGCACGGCCACGCTCACCGTGATCCAGTACCCCACGCCGCAGATCGCCGGCGACCGCCTGCGCGCCATCCAGGCTTTTGCGGCGGGCGGCGACCGTCCCCGCGGCGATATGTTCGTGGCGCGGCGCAGCGGGCCGCTGGTGGCGGTGGTCGCCGGCCCCAGTTCGCCCAGCGAAGCGCGCTCCCTGCTGGAGTCGGTGAACTACGATGCCGACGTCACCTGGAACGAGCCCACCTTCCTGGGCCCCAAGAACAGCGTCACCAATCTGGTCATCAACATCATCTACCTGGTCGCGCTGCTCTTCCTGTTCATGCTGGTGGTGGGCATCGCCTTCGGAGGGCTGCGCGTGCTCATCAAGCGGCTCTACCCCGACCGCTTCTTCGACCGCCCCGACGACGTGGAGATCATCCGCCTGAACCTGCGCTAG